Proteins encoded by one window of Bacteroidota bacterium:
- the trmB gene encoding tRNA (guanosine(46)-N7)-methyltransferase TrmB has protein sequence MRKSKLQRFAELDTFENVLQNYDFLDPVLLDHEKQLVDPRGKWNSQIFKNSNPIVLELACGKGEYTCEMAIADKTKNFIGVDVKGNRMHRGAKRALDQKIINAFFLRTDINIISTFFEPKEVNEIWITFPDPHLKKGKDQKRLTSERFLNYYKKILIPGGIIHLKTDDPTLYQFTLDTIDQLKLKLIYSDDDIYSKPLPHPFLEIKTYYEGMHLAEGKVIKYVAFYLE, from the coding sequence ATGCGAAAAAGCAAATTACAGCGTTTTGCCGAGTTGGATACTTTTGAGAATGTTTTGCAGAACTACGATTTTCTTGATCCAGTTCTACTTGATCATGAAAAACAATTGGTAGATCCGAGGGGAAAATGGAATTCCCAAATTTTTAAAAATTCCAATCCCATTGTTTTAGAACTTGCATGTGGAAAAGGAGAATATACCTGCGAGATGGCAATTGCCGATAAAACAAAAAATTTTATTGGTGTAGATGTGAAAGGCAACCGGATGCATCGCGGTGCAAAAAGAGCACTGGATCAAAAAATAATAAATGCATTTTTTTTAAGAACAGATATTAATATTATTTCCACCTTTTTCGAACCAAAGGAAGTAAATGAAATTTGGATCACCTTTCCCGATCCACATTTAAAAAAAGGCAAGGATCAAAAAAGATTAACCAGCGAAAGATTTTTAAATTACTACAAAAAAATATTAATACCCGGCGGAATAATTCATTTAAAAACAGATGATCCCACTTTGTATCAGTTTACTTTGGATACTATTGATCAACTAAAATTAAAATTAATTTATTCCGATGATGATATTTATTCCAAACCTCTTCCTCATCCTTTTTTAGAAATTAAAACGTATTATGAGGGGATGCATTTGGCGGAGGGGAAGGTGATTAAGTATGTTGCCTTTTATTTAGAGTAG
- a CDS encoding peptide MFS transporter — MSEPIDEIIIDKSPNPTDPELEKIQSFAGKYPKQLWYLFFSEMWERFSFYGMRGMLTFFMIDQLFMDEKVANLQYGATQAFVYAFTFIGGLFADKILGFQKSLFWGGLLMITGSIILCINPHEFFFLGISFNIIGTGFFKPNISTMVGRLYKDGDSRRDAGFSLFYSGINIGALLGGYACIAIGKGNMLGSVIPENAHWNVAFGLVAVVMTISLLTFVYTKKSMGPIGLPPIKIADPNNPSKSGFNKKWYEYMVYIGAVAIIPVIMKMVATPEYVNWFMYIIGPAALILLFYEMTKHNKTEIKKLIAALCFILFSIIFWAIFEQAGGSLTIFAANNLKDEVLGFIKLDPNGVNNAANSLFVIIFAPLIGILWIAMAKKKVEPNTVVKFGIAFLFLGIAYYIFYATRFFAGPDGMTSLDVFTLAYFVVTLGELCLSPIGLSIMTKLSPTRLQGMMMGMWFLASAYGQYVAGLFGASIVSDIENATPMDKLLSYTEGYRDFALYAIIAGVVLIVISPLIRKLMGNVK, encoded by the coding sequence ATGAGTGAACCAATTGATGAAATAATTATTGATAAATCACCAAATCCTACTGATCCTGAATTGGAAAAAATTCAGTCGTTTGCCGGAAAGTATCCTAAACAACTCTGGTATTTGTTCTTCAGTGAAATGTGGGAAAGATTCAGTTTTTATGGAATGCGTGGAATGCTGACATTCTTTATGATTGATCAGCTTTTTATGGATGAAAAAGTTGCCAACCTGCAATATGGTGCTACTCAGGCGTTTGTTTATGCATTTACATTTATTGGCGGTTTGTTTGCAGATAAAATTCTCGGGTTTCAAAAATCTTTATTTTGGGGTGGACTATTAATGATCACCGGAAGTATAATTCTATGTATTAATCCGCACGAATTTTTCTTTTTGGGAATTAGTTTTAACATTATAGGAACGGGATTTTTCAAACCCAATATTTCTACCATGGTTGGAAGATTATATAAGGACGGAGATAGCAGAAGAGATGCAGGATTCTCCTTATTTTATTCGGGAATCAATATAGGTGCCCTGCTTGGTGGATACGCATGTATCGCAATTGGAAAAGGAAATATGCTCGGTTCTGTTATTCCTGAAAATGCGCATTGGAATGTTGCATTTGGTTTGGTTGCAGTGGTTATGACCATCAGTTTACTCACCTTTGTTTATACAAAAAAATCGATGGGTCCAATTGGTCTTCCACCAATTAAAATTGCAGATCCAAATAACCCTTCAAAATCAGGATTCAATAAAAAATGGTACGAATACATGGTGTATATTGGTGCTGTTGCAATTATTCCTGTTATTATGAAAATGGTTGCCACTCCTGAATATGTAAATTGGTTTATGTATATAATTGGGCCTGCTGCGCTTATTTTGCTTTTTTATGAAATGACGAAACATAATAAAACAGAAATTAAAAAATTAATTGCAGCCTTATGTTTTATTTTATTTTCTATAATATTTTGGGCAATATTTGAACAGGCCGGCGGTTCTTTAACCATCTTCGCTGCCAACAATCTTAAAGATGAAGTTTTAGGGTTTATTAAACTTGATCCTAATGGCGTGAATAACGCGGCAAATTCATTATTTGTAATAATTTTCGCACCGCTTATCGGTATTTTATGGATAGCAATGGCGAAGAAAAAAGTGGAACCGAATACTGTTGTTAAATTCGGTATTGCATTTTTATTTCTCGGAATTGCCTACTACATATTTTATGCAACTCGCTTTTTTGCAGGTCCGGATGGAATGACATCTTTGGATGTATTTACGCTTGCATATTTTGTTGTTACGCTTGGGGAATTGTGTTTATCTCCAATTGGACTCTCAATTATGACTAAATTGTCCCCAACACGTCTGCAAGGTATGATGATGGGTATGTGGTTTTTGGCAAGTGCATATGGTCAATATGTAGCCGGTTTATTTGGTGCAAGTATTGTCTCCGATATTGAAAATGCAACACCTATGGATAAATTGTTATCCTATACAGAAGGATATCGCGATTTCGCTTTATATGCTATTATTGCAGGTGTTGTATTAATAGTTATTTCTCCTTTGATCAGGAAATTAATGGGAAATGTAAAATAA
- a CDS encoding LemA family protein, with amino-acid sequence MGRWIGIGVLVIIVLYVVGAYNKMVSADEVVNQKWGDVESTYKRRLDLIDNLVNTVKGAADFEKSTLTEIVEARAKATSINIDPSTATPEQMAAFNQAQGAVSSSLSRLLLVVENYPTLTATQNFKELQSQLEGTENRINVARIDYNAAVKDFNTRVRKFPGNLIAGIFGLKTRATFDAPEEAETAPKVDFSDNK; translated from the coding sequence ATGGGGCGTTGGATCGGCATCGGCGTTCTTGTAATAATTGTTTTATACGTTGTTGGCGCATACAACAAAATGGTTAGCGCCGATGAGGTAGTTAATCAGAAATGGGGAGATGTAGAATCTACCTACAAACGCCGTCTCGACCTTATCGATAATTTGGTAAATACCGTTAAAGGAGCTGCTGATTTTGAAAAAAGCACACTTACCGAAATAGTGGAAGCCCGTGCAAAGGCGACCAGTATAAATATTGATCCATCCACCGCAACACCTGAACAAATGGCCGCTTTTAATCAGGCACAAGGGGCAGTTAGCTCATCATTAAGCCGTTTATTGCTGGTAGTGGAGAATTATCCAACCCTTACTGCAACTCAAAATTTTAAGGAATTACAATCACAATTGGAAGGAACCGAAAACCGTATTAATGTTGCACGCATAGATTATAATGCTGCAGTAAAAGATTTTAATACCAGAGTTAGAAAATTTCCGGGTAATTTGATCGCAGGTATTTTCGGACTGAAAACCCGTGCAACTTTTGATGCACCGGAGGAAGCAGAAACTGCACCGAAGGTTGATTTCAGCGACAATAAATAA
- a CDS encoding amino acid permease codes for MNKLFRKKSISSVLQNLDVADDIDKSSGLHRTLSVRDLTFFGIAAIIGAGSFSSMGAACASGGPGVIILFVICGIACGFTAMCYAEFASRIPVAGSAYTYAYTSFGEIVAWIIGWALLMEYSIGNIYVAFAWSDYFENLLNVIGVDLPAWLTSNYRSAHAELGAAWNTSPVIGGLHIIFDLPALMINILITWLVYVGVRESRNITNIMVVIKLSIIVLIILVGIFYLDIDNWTPINDDGVRSFMPEGFKGVMAGVAAVFFAYIGFDAVSTMAEESKNPQRDLPRGMIYSLVICTSIYIVLALVLTGMAYYKDLAVGDPLAEVFRLNDVGWMETLISVCAVAAMTSVILVFQMGQPRIWMSMSRDGLLPKKFEKIHPKYKTPSFATIVTGLVVGIPILFTDETFVLDFTSIATLFAFVLVCGGILLIPRREKEKGRFHMPYFNAKLIYPAIILGSIVILAVAAKSYFPDLFNIQSGASDITYKISTLIFWLLCIVLAVFAFVKNWSLIPLLGVTSCLYLLTGMTAKNWLWFFIWFGLGLIVYFLYSRKNSKLNAEKA; via the coding sequence ATGAATAAACTATTCAGAAAAAAATCCATTTCTTCCGTTCTCCAAAATTTAGATGTTGCCGACGATATTGATAAAAGTTCGGGTCTGCATCGCACCCTATCTGTTCGCGACCTTACCTTTTTCGGTATTGCTGCCATTATTGGTGCCGGTAGTTTCAGCAGTATGGGAGCGGCTTGCGCAAGTGGAGGACCGGGTGTTATAATACTTTTTGTGATATGCGGAATTGCCTGCGGATTTACTGCCATGTGTTATGCAGAATTTGCCTCCCGTATTCCGGTTGCAGGGTCGGCTTACACCTATGCTTACACCTCTTTTGGAGAAATAGTTGCGTGGATAATCGGATGGGCACTTTTGATGGAATATTCAATAGGTAATATATATGTTGCATTTGCCTGGAGCGATTATTTCGAAAACCTTTTAAATGTGATCGGAGTTGATCTTCCCGCTTGGTTAACATCAAATTACAGAAGTGCACATGCAGAATTGGGTGCTGCATGGAATACAAGTCCGGTAATTGGAGGACTACACATCATATTCGATCTTCCTGCTTTAATGATCAATATTTTAATTACCTGGTTGGTTTACGTTGGAGTTCGGGAAAGCAGAAATATTACCAATATCATGGTGGTTATTAAATTATCTATCATTGTTTTAATAATTCTTGTGGGAATATTTTATCTGGATATAGATAATTGGACACCAATTAATGATGATGGTGTAAGAAGTTTTATGCCTGAAGGATTTAAAGGAGTAATGGCAGGAGTGGCAGCTGTATTTTTTGCTTATATCGGTTTTGATGCTGTAAGTACCATGGCGGAAGAAAGTAAAAATCCGCAACGCGACCTTCCCAGAGGTATGATCTATTCACTAGTAATATGTACATCTATATATATAGTGTTAGCATTAGTTCTTACAGGAATGGCATATTATAAAGACCTTGCAGTTGGAGATCCACTTGCAGAAGTTTTCAGACTAAATGATGTTGGTTGGATGGAAACCCTTATCTCCGTATGTGCCGTAGCAGCCATGACGAGCGTAATTCTCGTTTTCCAAATGGGTCAGCCGCGCATATGGATGAGCATGAGCCGCGATGGATTATTGCCTAAAAAATTCGAAAAAATTCATCCCAAATATAAAACACCTTCCTTCGCAACTATTGTCACCGGTTTGGTGGTTGGAATTCCGATATTATTTACGGATGAAACTTTTGTGCTCGATTTTACCAGCATCGCAACCTTATTTGCATTTGTATTGGTATGCGGAGGAATTTTATTAATTCCTAGAAGGGAAAAAGAAAAGGGCAGATTTCACATGCCTTATTTTAATGCAAAACTTATATATCCGGCAATTATTTTAGGATCAATTGTTATTTTGGCTGTAGCCGCAAAAAGTTATTTCCCCGATCTATTTAACATTCAGTCAGGTGCCAGCGATATTACCTATAAGATCAGCACTTTAATATTCTGGTTACTGTGTATAGTGTTAGCCGTTTTTGCATTTGTAAAAAACTGGTCATTAATTCCATTGCTGGGCGTAACTTCCTGTTTATACCTATTAACGGGTATGACAGCCAAAAACTGGCTCTGGTTTTTCATTTGGTTCGGTTTGGGTTTGATAGTATATTTTCTTTACAGCCGAAAAAACAGCAAACTCAATGCAGAAAAGGCATGA
- a CDS encoding TPM domain-containing protein, whose translation MIKRRSAGIFIIGILSLINISLYAQNDDQLPDRPVPPRLVNDLADIIPAGEEANLENKLTAYNDSTSTQIAVIIIKTIEDFEISDYAYKIGRKWGVGQKDLDNGIVLLVAVDDRKMFIATGYGTESYITDARASRIYREILTPAFQQNNYYGGIDAATTEMIKYLTGAYDGEPMGNSQDKPNVLGVIILIFVILFILSKFFRGGNGGTTFGGRGTTYWGGGGFGGFGGSGGGGGGGGFGGFGGGGFGGGGAGGSW comes from the coding sequence ATGATTAAACGCAGATCTGCAGGAATTTTTATTATCGGAATTTTATCGCTGATAAATATTTCGTTATACGCTCAAAATGATGATCAGCTTCCCGACAGGCCCGTACCGCCACGTTTAGTGAATGATCTGGCGGATATTATTCCGGCTGGAGAAGAGGCAAATCTTGAGAATAAATTAACTGCCTACAACGATTCTACCTCTACTCAGATTGCGGTAATTATTATAAAAACAATTGAAGATTTTGAAATTTCTGATTATGCATATAAAATAGGCAGGAAATGGGGAGTTGGACAAAAAGATCTTGACAACGGTATTGTTTTATTGGTTGCCGTTGACGATAGAAAAATGTTCATCGCAACAGGTTATGGAACTGAATCTTATATTACCGATGCACGTGCAAGCAGAATTTATCGCGAAATATTAACTCCTGCATTTCAACAAAATAATTATTATGGGGGTATTGATGCTGCAACTACCGAAATGATAAAATATTTAACCGGTGCATATGATGGTGAACCAATGGGAAATTCTCAAGACAAACCAAATGTTTTGGGAGTTATCATTTTAATTTTCGTTATCCTATTTATTCTCTCCAAATTTTTCCGCGGAGGAAATGGCGGAACTACTTTTGGCGGTCGCGGCACAACTTATTGGGGTGGTGGTGGATTTGGCGGATTTGGTGGAAGTGGTGGAGGTGGTGGCGGAGGTGGATTTGGAGGTTTTGGTGGTGGAGGATTTGGTGGCGGTGGTGCCGGAGGGAGTTGGTAG
- a CDS encoding TPM domain-containing protein: MPTAKLFFSEEEKSRIMHAIAQAEKATSGEIRVHLEEKCGDDVIKRATQIFAKLNMHKTELKNGVLIYLAVKDKKFAIIGDEGINNSVPENFWDTIKNNMASSFSQGDFLNGIIGAINESGEQLKHFFPFHHADVNEVSDEISFHDD; encoded by the coding sequence ATGCCAACAGCTAAATTATTTTTTTCGGAAGAAGAAAAATCCAGGATCATGCATGCAATTGCGCAGGCAGAAAAGGCTACCTCGGGTGAAATTCGTGTGCATTTGGAAGAAAAATGTGGGGATGATGTAATTAAACGCGCCACACAAATTTTTGCTAAATTAAACATGCATAAAACGGAATTAAAAAATGGAGTATTGATATATCTTGCCGTAAAAGATAAAAAATTTGCAATCATTGGCGATGAAGGAATAAATAATAGTGTCCCGGAAAATTTCTGGGACACTATTAAAAATAATATGGCATCCTCATTTTCGCAGGGTGATTTTTTAAATGGTATTATTGGTGCAATAAACGAAAGTGGCGAACAACTAAAACATTTCTTTCCTTTTCATCATGCCGATGTAAATGAAGTAAGTGATGAAATATCCTTTCACGATGATTAA
- a CDS encoding peptide MFS transporter, translating to MSQLTQKHPKGLYVLFFTEMWERFGYYLMVGIFFLYLKDTEGKGMDTRTAIDIVGTYIALVYLAPFIGGMIADRYIGYLKAIFIGGSLMALGYFGLAINGSDNIMYLSLLLIIVGNGFFKPNISTLLGIMYSKDELKSKKDSAYNIFYMGINIGAFFCNFVAAYLRNAYGWGYAFAAAGVGMLIGIIILAAFVRHVRDSDIKKPVSPDDLPFSKIALYVFLPAIIFGIIGWMIKGTIFGTDSSDAFMFACIPIVTFYVSLWVRAKKEEKSSIAAILVVYAIALVFWVIYNQNSTAQTIWADTYTDRSISPALQPVADKIGMLQTIDASPTDTIPVLNENFVAQLDANGEVMTTVGVNTYFQNLPKEEWPAEGETMQVISPELFQSINPFFIVLFTPLIIGLLTWLAKRKREPTTPWKIVLGVLFSGLSMLLMAFAAMSTNIAIDKTAAAWLISSYAVFTIGELFLSPIGLSFISKISPPRLTALMMGGWFLITSIGGKLAGTLASSWDIFTNKTAFFMIMFVAAAVVCVVVMFIIKWLNRVVKERGA from the coding sequence ATGTCGCAACTCACACAGAAACATCCTAAAGGATTATACGTGTTGTTCTTCACAGAAATGTGGGAACGATTCGGATATTATTTAATGGTTGGAATTTTCTTTTTGTATTTAAAAGATACAGAAGGAAAAGGAATGGATACCCGAACTGCCATCGACATTGTTGGAACTTATATCGCCTTGGTTTATTTAGCACCATTTATAGGAGGTATGATAGCCGATAGGTATATAGGATATTTAAAAGCTATTTTTATTGGTGGAAGTTTAATGGCATTGGGATATTTTGGCCTCGCAATTAATGGGAGCGATAATATCATGTATTTATCTTTGTTATTAATTATTGTCGGAAACGGCTTTTTCAAACCGAATATCTCTACGCTTTTAGGTATCATGTATTCCAAAGATGAACTTAAATCCAAAAAGGATTCCGCATATAATATTTTTTATATGGGGATCAATATCGGAGCTTTCTTTTGCAATTTTGTTGCGGCATATTTAAGAAATGCCTATGGTTGGGGATATGCATTTGCCGCAGCCGGCGTTGGAATGCTTATAGGAATTATTATCCTTGCTGCCTTTGTTCGTCACGTTAGAGATTCAGATATTAAAAAACCGGTCTCACCTGATGATCTGCCGTTTTCTAAAATTGCATTATATGTTTTTCTTCCCGCAATTATTTTCGGAATTATCGGATGGATGATTAAAGGAACGATCTTTGGAACAGATTCTTCCGATGCGTTTATGTTTGCATGTATTCCAATTGTAACTTTTTATGTATCACTTTGGGTGCGTGCAAAAAAAGAAGAAAAATCGAGTATTGCGGCAATTTTGGTGGTGTATGCAATTGCCCTTGTTTTTTGGGTGATCTATAATCAAAATTCAACAGCTCAAACAATTTGGGCTGATACGTATACCGACAGATCCATATCGCCTGCTCTACAACCCGTCGCCGATAAAATTGGAATGTTGCAAACCATTGATGCATCGCCAACAGATACGATTCCTGTATTGAATGAAAATTTTGTTGCGCAATTGGATGCGAATGGAGAAGTAATGACTACAGTTGGAGTAAATACCTATTTTCAAAATCTTCCAAAAGAAGAATGGCCGGCGGAAGGAGAAACAATGCAGGTAATATCACCTGAATTATTTCAATCTATAAATCCATTCTTTATCGTTTTATTTACTCCGTTGATAATAGGTTTATTAACTTGGTTAGCAAAACGCAAACGTGAACCCACAACACCGTGGAAAATTGTTTTAGGTGTATTATTTTCCGGACTAAGTATGTTGCTCATGGCATTTGCAGCAATGTCTACAAATATTGCTATCGACAAAACAGCAGCAGCCTGGTTAATTTCCAGTTATGCTGTATTTACAATTGGTGAGTTATTTTTAAGTCCTATCGGATTGTCGTTTATATCAAAAATTTCCCCACCGCGCTTAACAGCACTTATGATGGGTGGTTGGTTTTTAATCACTTCCATAGGAGGCAAATTAGCAGGAACACTTGCAAGTTCCTGGGATATTTTCACAAATAAAACCGCATTTTTTATGATCATGTTCGTTGCTGCGGCCGTAGTTTGTGTTGTGGTAATGTTCATTATTAAATGGCTTAACAGAGTTGTAAAAGAACGAGGCGCATAA
- a CDS encoding four helix bundle protein gives MADFKDLYAYKKGFELSMEIFEITKKFPPEEKYALTDQIRRSSRSICANIAEAFRKRRYPNHFISKLTDSDAENSETQVWLEFAFNCKYINENTFNELTQKSIEIGKLLSAMIKNPNNYLDKIKIKMD, from the coding sequence ATGGCTGATTTTAAAGACCTTTATGCTTATAAGAAAGGTTTCGAGTTGTCGATGGAAATATTTGAAATAACAAAAAAATTTCCCCCTGAAGAAAAATATGCATTAACAGATCAAATTCGGAGATCATCACGAAGTATTTGTGCAAATATTGCTGAAGCATTTAGAAAACGTAGATATCCGAATCATTTCATTTCTAAATTAACGGACAGTGATGCCGAAAATTCTGAAACTCAAGTGTGGTTAGAATTTGCATTTAATTGTAAATATATTAATGAAAATACCTTTAATGAATTGACACAAAAATCGATTGAAATTGGTAAACTATTAAGCGCAATGATTAAAAACCCAAATAATTATCTTGATAAAATAAAAATAAAGATGGATTAG
- a CDS encoding carboxymuconolactone decarboxylase family protein, whose product MSELVNEFNTYRSKMNDVILGKQNKVINRLFNLDTNTYAEGALSVKTKEMLGLVASMVLRCDDCIKYHLGKCHELGVTTEEVYEIFAVANIVGGTIVIPHTRRGAEFWEELQAVGSGQ is encoded by the coding sequence ATGAGCGAACTTGTAAACGAATTTAACACCTACCGTTCCAAAATGAACGATGTGATCCTCGGCAAACAAAACAAAGTGATCAACCGTCTTTTCAACCTCGATACCAATACCTACGCCGAAGGAGCTCTTTCTGTAAAAACGAAGGAGATGTTGGGATTGGTGGCGAGTATGGTGCTGAGATGTGATGATTGTATAAAATATCATTTGGGCAAATGTCACGAACTAGGTGTTACAACTGAGGAAGTTTACGAGATTTTTGCGGTTGCAAATATCGTAGGGGGCACAATTGTGATACCGCACACTAGAAGAGGCGCTGAATTCTGGGAAGAGCTGCAGGCAGTGGGGAGTGGGCAGTGA
- a CDS encoding MGMT family protein, with translation MAEYSNKENFFDLVWQVVRLIPKGRVSSYGAIAKYLGTGLSARMVGWAMNASHNAKPKVPAHRVVNRNGLLTGKAHFVPPEKMQLMLEKEKIKVKNDQVLDFKKLFWDPAAELEDLELGK, from the coding sequence ATGGCGGAATATTCGAATAAAGAAAATTTTTTTGATCTGGTTTGGCAGGTTGTGCGATTAATTCCAAAGGGCAGAGTAAGCAGTTATGGAGCAATTGCCAAATATCTCGGCACCGGATTAAGTGCCCGCATGGTTGGATGGGCAATGAACGCATCACACAATGCAAAACCAAAAGTTCCGGCACATCGTGTGGTAAACAGAAACGGATTACTCACCGGCAAAGCCCATTTTGTCCCTCCCGAAAAAATGCAATTGATGTTGGAAAAGGAAAAGATAAAAGTAAAAAATGATCAGGTGCTGGATTTTAAAAAATTGTTTTGGGATCCTGCAGCGGAGTTGGAGGATTTGGAATTGGGGAAATAA
- a CDS encoding four helix bundle protein → MADFKELYAYVKGFELAMEIFEISKKFPIEEKYSLTDQIRRSSRSVCANIGEAYRKRRYKNHFISKLSDSDAENSETQIWLEFAFKCNYIDEATFQRLNEKSLEVGKLINNMINNADKFISYK, encoded by the coding sequence ATGGCAGATTTTAAAGAACTCTACGCCTATGTTAAAGGTTTTGAGTTGGCTATGGAAATATTCGAAATTTCTAAAAAATTTCCGATTGAAGAAAAATATTCATTAACCGACCAGATTAGAAGATCATCGCGAAGTGTATGTGCAAATATTGGCGAGGCCTACCGAAAAAGGCGATATAAAAACCATTTCATATCAAAGCTCTCAGATAGTGATGCTGAAAACTCTGAAACACAGATATGGTTAGAATTTGCATTCAAGTGTAATTATATTGATGAAGCCACTTTTCAGAGACTTAATGAAAAATCTCTTGAAGTAGGCAAATTAATAAACAACATGATAAATAACGCAGATAAATTTATTTCCTATAAATAA
- a CDS encoding peptide MFS transporter, producing MSQPRSPLHPKGLYVLFFTEMWERFGFYLMIGIFALYMKDAWENGGMGFVDAKKSDVYGTYIGLVYLTPFIGGLLADRILGYRKAIFIGGALMAIGYFGLSIHNETAFYISLLFIILGNGFFKPNISTMVGNLYNDEKYKANKDSGYNIFYMGINIGAFVCNFVAAYLRIEYGWSWAFAAAGFGMIICLIIFYAGTKHIKSADVLKPAQPGDMSVGKIFAVVLLPMLLFGLIGYFIKGVTGPENEKGNIFGTDTNDAFLFGCIPVITFFVMLMLRANKEDKRPIAALLSVYACLVIFWAVFHQNGDALTTWAEKYSNRKVPTALEGTASTLKLAQTFTYDKTIDLPEAQFKLYTDSLRAERQKFTDSGNKDAEKEINDLIINREKTREYFQTLPAEKRPPEGGDYLAYSANIYQSVNPFWVILLTPVVVGIFGFLKRRGKEPTTPTKIAIGLLITGLSAWVMVAAVNATDLESDKASIYWLYGTYCVITFGELCLSPMGLSLVSKLAPQRLTALMMGGFFLSTSVGNKLAGILSSNFEKIDNKADFFMTNVFLAVAAAAMMFILLRFLNRVMKEKNVD from the coding sequence ATGAGCCAACCAAGGTCACCTTTACATCCAAAAGGACTCTATGTGCTCTTCTTTACGGAGATGTGGGAGCGATTTGGATTCTATTTAATGATTGGAATTTTTGCCTTGTATATGAAGGATGCCTGGGAAAATGGCGGAATGGGCTTTGTAGATGCAAAAAAATCTGATGTTTACGGTACTTATATTGGATTGGTTTATTTAACACCCTTTATTGGCGGTTTATTAGCAGATAGAATACTGGGATACAGGAAAGCTATATTTATTGGAGGAGCATTGATGGCAATAGGGTATTTCGGATTAAGTATTCATAACGAGACGGCATTCTATATTTCTCTTCTGTTCATTATTTTAGGTAATGGATTCTTTAAGCCGAATATTTCTACCATGGTTGGGAATTTATACAACGATGAAAAGTATAAGGCAAACAAAGACAGCGGTTACAATATTTTTTATATGGGGATCAATATCGGAGCTTTTGTCTGCAATTTTGTCGCTGCCTATTTAAGGATCGAATACGGTTGGAGTTGGGCATTTGCTGCTGCAGGTTTTGGAATGATAATCTGCCTTATTATTTTTTATGCAGGAACCAAACATATAAAATCAGCTGATGTATTAAAACCCGCTCAGCCGGGAGATATGAGTGTTGGAAAAATATTTGCCGTTGTGTTATTACCTATGCTACTCTTTGGTTTAATTGGTTATTTTATTAAAGGAGTAACAGGTCCTGAAAATGAAAAAGGAAATATTTTTGGAACTGATACCAACGATGCCTTCTTATTTGGTTGTATCCCAGTAATTACTTTTTTTGTGATGCTGATGTTGCGTGCGAATAAAGAAGATAAAAGACCTATTGCCGCATTATTATCGGTTTATGCTTGTCTGGTAATTTTCTGGGCAGTATTTCACCAAAATGGCGATGCGCTTACAACATGGGCGGAAAAATATTCCAATAGAAAAGTGCCAACTGCCTTAGAAGGCACTGCATCCACACTCAAACTTGCACAAACATTTACCTATGATAAAACAATTGATCTTCCAGAAGCTCAATTTAAATTATATACAGATAGTTTAAGGGCTGAGAGACAAAAATTTACTGATTCTGGAAATAAAGATGCAGAAAAAGAAATAAATGACCTTATTATTAATAGAGAAAAAACCAGAGAATATTTTCAAACCTTGCCTGCTGAAAAAAGGCCTCCTGAAGGTGGTGATTATCTTGCGTATTCGGCAAACATCTATCAATCTGTAAATCCATTTTGGGTTATATTGCTAACACCGGTTGTAGTTGGAATTTTCGGATTCTTAAAACGCAGAGGCAAAGAACCTACAACACCTACAAAAATTGCGATCGGACTTTTAATTACAGGTTTATCTGCATGGGTAATGGTAGCAGCCGTTAATGCAACTGATCTCGAATCGGATAAGGCAAGCATTTATTGGTTGTATGGAACTTATTGTGTAATTACTTTTGGTGAATTGTGTTTATCTCCGATGGGCCTATCACTTGTAAGTAAATTGGCACCTCAACGCCTTACAGCGCTCATGATGGGGGGATTTTTCCTTTCTACATCGGTGGGAAATAAACTCGCAGGAATTTTATCGAGCAATTTTGAAAAAATAGATAATAAAGCTGATTTTTTTATGACCAACGTTTTTCTTGCAGTTGCTGCAGCCGCAATGATGTTTATTTTATTGCGTTTTTTAAATCGGGTTATGAAAGAAAAAAATGTTGATTGA